The following are from one region of the Pelagibius sp. CAU 1746 genome:
- a CDS encoding ATP-binding cassette domain-containing protein: protein MSGSAAATAALVAENIHKSFGDLEVLKGVSLTAREGDVIAMLGSSGSGKSTFLRCLNLLERPNAGRIVVAGEELRLKPAKYGGGLEAEDREQIRRIRARLAMVFQSFNLWSHMTVLQNVIEAPVHVLKRPKAEAIDYAGEILQKVGLYDRRDYYPAHLSGGQQQRVAIARALAMDPAVMLFDEPTSALDPELVGEVLRVIRRLAEEGRTMIVVTHEMGFAREVSSETVFLHEGRVEEQGPPQEVFTAPRSARFRQFLEGTLK, encoded by the coding sequence TTGTCCGGGTCGGCTGCCGCCACGGCGGCACTGGTTGCGGAAAATATTCACAAATCCTTCGGGGACCTGGAGGTTCTGAAGGGCGTTTCCTTGACCGCGCGTGAAGGCGACGTCATCGCCATGCTGGGCTCCTCCGGCTCCGGCAAGAGCACCTTCCTGCGCTGCCTCAACCTGCTGGAGCGGCCCAACGCCGGGCGCATCGTCGTCGCGGGGGAGGAACTGCGCCTGAAGCCGGCCAAGTACGGCGGCGGGCTGGAGGCCGAGGACCGCGAACAGATCCGGCGCATCCGCGCGCGCCTGGCCATGGTGTTCCAGAGCTTCAATCTCTGGTCCCATATGACGGTCCTGCAGAACGTCATCGAAGCGCCGGTCCACGTGCTGAAGCGGCCCAAGGCCGAGGCGATCGACTACGCCGGCGAGATCCTGCAGAAGGTCGGCCTCTACGACCGCCGCGACTACTATCCCGCGCACCTTTCCGGCGGCCAGCAGCAGCGCGTCGCCATCGCCCGCGCGCTGGCCATGGATCCGGCGGTGATGCTGTTCGACGAACCGACCTCGGCCCTGGACCCGGAACTCGTGGGCGAGGTGCTGCGGGTCATCCGCCGTCTTGCGGAGGAAGGCCGCACCATGATCGTGGTCACGCACGAAATGGGCTTCGCACGCGAGGTCTCCAGCGAGACGGTCTTCCTGCATGAAGGCCGCGTCGAAGAGCAGGGGCCGCCGCAGGAGGTCTTTACCGCTCCGCGCTCGGCGCGTTTCAGACAGTTCTTGGAGGGCACCTTGAAATGA
- a CDS encoding ABC transporter substrate-binding protein, with product MKKIFSAVFVAALAIGSSLGAIQADAKEWKKVRIGVEGAYPPFSEVTADGKLVGFDIDIANALCDQMKVECELVTQDWDGIIPALQARKYDAIVASMSITPERKEKVDFTNKYYNTPAKFVRKKGSSIEITKDGLKGKTVGVQRATIHDNFVTEVYGDEVEVKRYGTQDEAYLDMVAGRLDLLLADSVAIQGGFLDTDDGKAYEFVGPDFSDPKYFGDGAGIALRKGEDDLREMFNQAIEAIRANGKYKAIQDKYFDFDVYGS from the coding sequence GTGAAAAAGATTTTCTCCGCGGTCTTCGTCGCCGCTTTGGCCATCGGCTCGTCCCTGGGGGCGATCCAGGCCGACGCCAAGGAATGGAAGAAGGTTCGCATCGGCGTCGAAGGCGCCTATCCCCCGTTCAGCGAAGTGACGGCGGATGGCAAGCTGGTCGGCTTCGACATCGACATCGCCAACGCGCTCTGCGATCAGATGAAGGTGGAGTGCGAGCTGGTGACCCAGGACTGGGACGGCATCATTCCGGCGCTGCAGGCGCGCAAGTACGACGCCATCGTCGCTTCGATGTCGATCACGCCGGAGCGTAAGGAAAAGGTCGACTTCACCAACAAGTACTACAACACCCCGGCCAAGTTCGTGCGCAAGAAGGGCTCGAGCATCGAGATCACCAAGGACGGCCTGAAGGGCAAGACCGTGGGCGTGCAGCGCGCCACCATCCACGACAACTTCGTGACCGAAGTTTACGGCGACGAGGTCGAGGTGAAGCGCTACGGCACCCAGGACGAGGCCTATCTCGACATGGTCGCCGGGCGCCTCGATCTGCTGCTGGCCGACTCCGTGGCCATCCAGGGCGGCTTCCTGGATACCGACGACGGCAAGGCCTACGAGTTCGTGGGGCCGGACTTCAGCGATCCGAAGTACTTCGGCGACGGCGCCGGCATCGCCCTGCGCAAGGGCGAAGACGACCTGCGCGAGATGTTCAATCAGGCCATCGAGGCGATCCGCGCCAACGGAAAGTACAAGGCCATTCAGGACAAGTACTTCGATTTCGACGTCTACGGCAGCTAA
- a CDS encoding ABC transporter permease encodes MDELIARLPFLLEGALVTVSVSILSALIAIVLGLVTAAAKLSKSRLALSLASVYTTVIRGVPDLVMMLLIYFGGQVTVNAIGAYFDWDYIDINPFVAGTLTIGFIFGAYMGETFRGAFLAVPVGLLEAGYAYGMTRVQVFSRILIPQMMRHALPGIGNNWLVLMKSTALVAVIGLNEMVFRAGQAGGSTRQPFVFYLFVAFVFLAFTTVSIWGLRWAERRYSVGVRRV; translated from the coding sequence ATGGACGAGCTGATCGCCCGCTTGCCGTTCCTGCTCGAAGGAGCGCTGGTCACCGTGTCGGTGTCGATTCTCTCCGCGCTCATCGCCATCGTGCTTGGCTTGGTGACCGCCGCGGCCAAGCTGTCCAAGTCGCGCCTCGCCCTCTCGCTCGCCAGCGTCTACACTACCGTGATCCGCGGTGTGCCCGACCTGGTGATGATGCTGCTGATCTACTTCGGAGGCCAGGTGACGGTGAACGCCATCGGCGCCTACTTCGATTGGGATTACATCGACATCAATCCCTTCGTCGCGGGAACGCTCACCATCGGCTTCATCTTCGGCGCCTATATGGGCGAGACCTTCCGCGGCGCGTTCCTGGCGGTGCCCGTCGGGCTGCTGGAGGCCGGTTACGCCTACGGCATGACCAGGGTGCAGGTCTTCTCGCGCATCCTGATACCGCAGATGATGCGCCACGCGCTGCCGGGCATCGGCAACAACTGGCTGGTGCTGATGAAGTCGACCGCCCTGGTCGCCGTCATCGGTCTGAACGAGATGGTGTTCCGTGCCGGGCAGGCCGGCGGTTCGACGCGCCAGCCCTTCGTCTTCTATCTCTTCGTGGCCTTCGTCTTCCTGGCCTTCACCACCGTCTCGATCTGGGGGCTGCGTTGGGCCGAGAGACGCTACAGCGTCGGCGTGCGGAGGGTCTGA